A part of Ziziphus jujuba cultivar Dongzao chromosome 8, ASM3175591v1 genomic DNA contains:
- the LOC107413621 gene encoding agamous-like MADS-box protein AGL75, with protein sequence MASSTSEKNRKATLIKKASELSVLCGVDVLMVICGSDGSMEVWPNDSAKANSTLSKYYQAIHKPKPINQINNLNISNSDLLQFPSEKKVEEIQTDDFAKLENSDLVGLSDYLETKIRFLDQKIDESLTMNKGKEIIVYNEENHEEEEEERLDGFWSDILNNLDQESSSEKPNFPFDYGVGNTSSSSSSSSSVNAGDYQMGFGSESLMMKGKEIQHCSEDHEEERLDGIWSDILLELDQECELPSLPFEYGSTSINGSDYRLGAVEADFGYGVESGWYEEQSHLCDPYFGYSTDELGLEYMMEPNPKRQKLEH encoded by the coding sequence atggCTTCTTCAACCTCCGAAAAAAATCGGAAAGCTACTCTGATAAAGAAAGCCTCAGAGCTTTCTGTCTTGTGTGGTGTTGATGTTTTAATGGTGATTTGCGGGTCTGATGGAAGTATGGAAGTTTGGCCAAACGACTCTGCCAAAGCCAATTCCACACTTTCCAAGTACTATCAAGCTATTCACAAACCAAAACCCATTAATCAGATTAATAATCTTAACATCTCTAATTCTGATCTGCTTCAATTTCCATCGGAGAAGAAGGTGGAAGAAATTCAAACTGATGATTTTGCGAAGCTGGAAAATTCTGATCTGGTTGGCTTATCAGATTACTTGGAGACCAAGATTCGATTTTTGGATCAAAAAATCGATGAGTCTTTGACGATGAACAAGGGAAAGGAAATTATCGTTTacaatgaagaaaatcatgaagaagaagaagaagaaagattagATGGGTTTTGGTCTGACATTCTGAATAACTTAGATCAAGAATCTTCTTCTGAGAAACCAAATTTCCCTTTTGATTACGGCGTTGGAAATACCTCCTCTAGTAGTAGTAGCAGTAGTAGCGTTAATGCTGGTGATTATCAGATGGGTTTTGGGTCTGAGTCTTTGATGATGAAGGGCAAGGAAATTCAACACTGCAGTGAAGATCATGAAGAAGAAAGATTAGATGGGATTTGGTCTGATATACTTTTGGAGTTAGATCAGGAATGTGAGCTACCAAGTCTCCCTTTTGAGTATGGATCTACTAGCATTAATGGCAGTGATTATCGGTTGGGAGCTGTGGAGGCAGATTTTGGATATGGCGTGGAATCAGGATGGTATGAGGAACAAAGTCATCTTTGTGACCCATATTTTGGGTATTCCACAGATGAATTGGGTTTGGAATATATGATGGAACCAAATCCAAAAAGACAGAAACTTGAACACTAA
- the LOC107413615 gene encoding probable serine/threonine-protein kinase PBL7 isoform X1 — protein MGWFLCLGKSNKREKKKLRKKPEDQIPSTSEKLKANSAVDVKKEGTKDGGSDHIAAHTFTFRELAAATKNFRADCLLGEGGFGRVYKGRLESSNKVVAIKQLDRNGLQGNREFLVEVLMLSLLHHPNLVNLIGYCADGDQRLLVYEYMPLGSLEDHLHDLPPDKKRLDWNTRMKIAAGAAKGLEYLHDKANPPVIYRDLKCSNILLGECYHPKLSDFGLAKLGPVGDKTHVSTRVMGTYGYCAPEYAMTGQLTLKSDVYSFGVVLLEIITGRKAIDNSRAAGEHNLVAWARPLFKDRRKFPQIADPMLQGQYPVRGLYQALAVAAMCVQEQPNMRPLIADVVTALSYLASQKYDPETGPVQGSRTSSSTPRSRREL, from the exons ATGGGTTGGTTTCTCTGTTTAGGAAAATCaaacaaaagggaaaagaagaagCTGAGGAAGAAACCAGAAGATCAGATCCCATCGACTTCAG aGAAATTGAAGGCAAATTCAGCAGTGGATGTGAAAAAGGAGGGCACGAAGGATGGAGGATCAGATCACATTGCAGCACATACATTTACTTTTCGTGAGTTGGCTGCCGCTACAAAGAATTTTAGAGCAGATTGCCTTTTAGGTGAAGGAGGTTTTGGCCGAGTATACAAAGGGCGCTTAGAGAGTTCTAATAAG GTTGTAGCTATCAAGCAACTTGATCGTAATGGGCTGCAAGGAAACAGAGAATTCCTTGTTGAAGTTTTGATGCTCAGCCTACTTCACCATCCTAATCTTGTGAACTTAATTGGCTATTGTGCTGATGGGGATCAGAGACTTCTTGTTTATGAATATATGCCATTGGGATCTTTGGAAGACCACCTACATG ATCTACCACCTGATAAAAAACGACTTGACTGGAATACAAGAATGAAAATAGCTGCGGGTGCTGCTAAGGGCTTGGAATACTTGCATGACAAAGCAAACCCTCCTGTTATATATCGGGATTTGAAATGCTCTAACATTTTGCTTGGTGAATGCTATCATCCCAAACTTTCTGATTTTGGCTTGGCAAAATTGGGTCCTGTAGGAGATAAGACCCATGTATCTACTAGGGTGATGGGAAcctatggatattgtgcacctGAATATGCAATGACTGGTCAGCTCACATTGAAATCAGATGTGTATAGCTTTGGAGTTGTTCTTCTTGAGATTATTACTGGAAGAAAAGCAATTGACAATTCAAGGGCTGCTGGGGAACATAATCTAGTTGCATGG GCGCGGCCTCTGTTTAAAGATCGAAGAAAATTTCCACAGATAGCTGATCCAATGCTCCAAGGCCAATATCCAGTGAGGGGCTTATACCAAGCTCTAGCAGTAGCTGCAATGTGTGTTCAGGAACAGCCAAATATGAGACCTCTCATAGCTGATGTAGTCACAGCCCTTTCTTATCTTGCTTCTCAGAAATATGATCCTGAGACGGGGCCAGTCCAGGGCTCACGCACAAGCTCATCTACTCCTAGATCTAGAAGGGAACTTTGA
- the LOC107413615 gene encoding probable serine/threonine-protein kinase PBL7 isoform X2 — MGWFLCLGKSNKREKKKLRKKPEDQIPSTSEKLKANSAVDVKKEGTKDGGSDHIAAHTFTFRELAAATKNFRADCLLGEGGFGRVYKGRLESSNKVVAIKQLDRNGLQGNREFLVEVLMLSLLHHPNLVNLIGYCADGDQRLLVYEYMPLGSLEDHLHDLPPDKKRLDWNTRMKIAAGAAKGLEYLHDKANPPVIYRDLKCSNILLGECYHPKLSDFGLAKLGPVGDKTHVSTRVMGTYGYCAPEYAMTGQLTLKSDVYSFGVVLLEIITGRKAIDNSRAAGEHNLVAWIQATFWKD; from the exons ATGGGTTGGTTTCTCTGTTTAGGAAAATCaaacaaaagggaaaagaagaagCTGAGGAAGAAACCAGAAGATCAGATCCCATCGACTTCAG aGAAATTGAAGGCAAATTCAGCAGTGGATGTGAAAAAGGAGGGCACGAAGGATGGAGGATCAGATCACATTGCAGCACATACATTTACTTTTCGTGAGTTGGCTGCCGCTACAAAGAATTTTAGAGCAGATTGCCTTTTAGGTGAAGGAGGTTTTGGCCGAGTATACAAAGGGCGCTTAGAGAGTTCTAATAAG GTTGTAGCTATCAAGCAACTTGATCGTAATGGGCTGCAAGGAAACAGAGAATTCCTTGTTGAAGTTTTGATGCTCAGCCTACTTCACCATCCTAATCTTGTGAACTTAATTGGCTATTGTGCTGATGGGGATCAGAGACTTCTTGTTTATGAATATATGCCATTGGGATCTTTGGAAGACCACCTACATG ATCTACCACCTGATAAAAAACGACTTGACTGGAATACAAGAATGAAAATAGCTGCGGGTGCTGCTAAGGGCTTGGAATACTTGCATGACAAAGCAAACCCTCCTGTTATATATCGGGATTTGAAATGCTCTAACATTTTGCTTGGTGAATGCTATCATCCCAAACTTTCTGATTTTGGCTTGGCAAAATTGGGTCCTGTAGGAGATAAGACCCATGTATCTACTAGGGTGATGGGAAcctatggatattgtgcacctGAATATGCAATGACTGGTCAGCTCACATTGAAATCAGATGTGTATAGCTTTGGAGTTGTTCTTCTTGAGATTATTACTGGAAGAAAAGCAATTGACAATTCAAGGGCTGCTGGGGAACATAATCTAGTTGCATGG ATACAGGCCACATTTTGGAAAGATTGA